Proteins from a single region of Malaclemys terrapin pileata isolate rMalTer1 chromosome 23, rMalTer1.hap1, whole genome shotgun sequence:
- the GADD45GIP1 gene encoding growth arrest and DNA damage-inducible proteins-interacting protein 1, giving the protein MAAPMRRAWQGLLRAAVPAARSYHAPPPRRKPGGVYRPDPDDPLTPVWQLQPAYEAKLYGRLGSASGVDPARLWPGPEKLQELEAEEREWFPGLREMEAALDRKEQEEERQRVEREKLIAANMAKMPQMIEDWRREKAARKEKEREDKARRAKLLAEAQERFGHKVDHRSAKFQELVQEMEKKQRKELKLKKKQLKEEAKKKAVAADPEPVPVSAEVAEPA; this is encoded by the exons ATGGCGGCGCCCATGCGGCGGGCGTGGCAGGGGCTGCTCCGGGCCGCGGTCCCGGCCGCCCGCTCCTATCACGCCCCGCCCCCGCGGCGCAAGCCGGGCGGCGTGTACCGGCCGGACCCCGACGATCCCCTCACGCCCGTGTGGCAGCTGCAGCCCGCCTATGAGGCCAAGCTGTACGGGCGCCTCGGCTCGGCCTCCGGCGTGGACCCGgcccggctctggcccggccccgagaagctgcaggagctggaggCCGAGGAGAGGGAGTGGTTCCCCGGGCTGAGGGAGATGGAGGCGGCGCTGGACaggaaggagcaggaggaggagaggcagcGGGTGGAGAG AGAGAAGCTGATTGCCGCCAACATGGCCAAGATGCCGCAGATGATCGAGGACTGGCGGCGGGAgaaggcggcacgcaaagagAAGGAGCGGGAGGACAAGGCCCGGCGGGCGAAGCTGCTGGCCGAGGCCCAGGAGCGTTTTGGCCACAAGGTGGACCACCGCAGTGCCAAGTTCCAGGAGCTGGTGCAGGAGATGGAGAAGAAACAGCGCAAGGAGCTCAAGCTGAAGAAGAAACAGCTCAAGGAGGAGGCAAAGAAGAAAGCCGTCGCCGCTGACCCAGAACCTGTTCCTGTCTCAGCTGAGGTGGCTGAACCAGCCTAG